The following coding sequences lie in one Pontibacter sp. G13 genomic window:
- a CDS encoding RagB/SusD family nutrient uptake outer membrane protein has product MKKLFLYISAAAVMGAAVVGCSSDFLNAPPQGALDEGTLANEAGVNASLISAYSMLDGWNDDWGTFNPPWGAAGSNWIWGSVVSDESYKGSEPGDQLEIQQLELFQWQPGNEYLNIKFQALYEGVARSNATLKLMGNAEDLGNEIPQKEAIIGEVRFLRAHYHFDLWKLWGKIPYYTEVDEDFRKPNDQDPVPSILEDFQFAIDNLPVTQDAVGRATRGAAQAYKGKVHLYNGQYAEAKALFDAVVNSGQYDLLDCYHDIFTQEMENGSEMIFAIQASVNDGTTEGQNGNFGDRLTYPNGGGTFSCCGFHQPSQNLVNSHKVDADGLPLLGTFNDADLDPAADPVDPRLDWTVGRDDVPFLTYGNHGPDWIRARNWAGPYSGKKFIHDPGENVGSSWSDQQLSTINKHIIRYADVLLMLAECEVEMGNLERARELVNMVRERAGNCSQGADGFATSDIQSADITWADYRVGTYEDVWTDQAVAREAVRMERKLELAMEGHRFFDLRRWGVAVEVMNDYLSTEGGKRNYLDGTVMEARHMLYPLPTVQIELSKVDGVAQLQQNNGY; this is encoded by the coding sequence ATGAAGAAATTATTTCTATATATTTCCGCCGCGGCTGTGATGGGTGCAGCGGTAGTCGGTTGTTCTTCTGACTTCCTAAATGCGCCTCCTCAAGGTGCGCTGGATGAAGGGACACTGGCCAACGAAGCCGGAGTGAACGCTTCGTTGATCTCGGCCTATTCCATGTTGGATGGCTGGAACGATGACTGGGGCACGTTCAACCCACCTTGGGGAGCGGCGGGTTCCAACTGGATTTGGGGATCTGTGGTATCTGACGAATCCTACAAAGGCTCAGAACCCGGTGACCAGCTGGAAATTCAGCAATTGGAATTGTTCCAATGGCAGCCAGGCAATGAGTACTTGAACATCAAGTTCCAAGCACTTTATGAAGGAGTTGCTCGTTCCAACGCGACCCTGAAATTGATGGGCAATGCAGAAGATCTTGGCAACGAGATTCCTCAAAAAGAAGCGATCATCGGTGAGGTTCGTTTCCTCCGTGCGCACTACCACTTCGATCTTTGGAAATTGTGGGGCAAAATTCCTTACTACACCGAAGTAGATGAAGATTTCCGCAAGCCCAATGATCAGGACCCTGTACCAAGCATTTTGGAGGATTTCCAATTTGCCATCGACAACTTGCCTGTCACCCAGGATGCAGTAGGACGTGCGACTCGTGGAGCTGCTCAAGCCTACAAAGGAAAGGTGCACCTCTACAATGGCCAATATGCGGAAGCCAAGGCCTTGTTCGACGCGGTCGTGAATAGTGGCCAATACGACCTCTTGGATTGCTACCACGACATTTTCACGCAGGAAATGGAGAACGGATCTGAGATGATCTTCGCTATTCAGGCATCTGTCAACGATGGTACCACGGAAGGTCAAAACGGTAACTTCGGGGATCGTCTGACCTATCCAAATGGCGGAGGAACGTTCTCCTGCTGTGGCTTCCACCAACCTTCTCAAAACCTCGTGAACTCGCACAAAGTAGATGCTGACGGCCTTCCGTTGCTCGGTACCTTCAATGATGCCGACCTCGATCCTGCAGCCGATCCTGTCGATCCTCGTTTGGACTGGACAGTTGGCCGTGATGATGTACCGTTCCTGACCTACGGCAACCATGGGCCTGACTGGATCCGTGCGCGCAACTGGGCTGGGCCTTACTCCGGTAAGAAGTTCATCCACGATCCCGGCGAAAATGTAGGCTCCAGCTGGTCCGATCAGCAGTTGAGTACCATCAACAAGCACATCATCCGCTATGCAGACGTGTTGCTGATGCTGGCAGAATGTGAAGTGGAGATGGGCAACCTCGAGCGTGCCAGAGAATTGGTCAATATGGTTCGTGAACGTGCCGGAAACTGCTCTCAAGGGGCTGATGGATTTGCAACCTCTGACATTCAGTCTGCCGATATCACTTGGGCCGACTACCGCGTGGGAACATACGAAGATGTCTGGACCGATCAGGCGGTAGCTCGTGAAGCGGTACGCATGGAGCGTAAGCTGGAGCTCGCGATGGAAGGACACCGTTTCTTCGACCTGCGCCGCTGGGGAGTTGCTGTCGAAGTGATGAATGATTACCTCTCCACAGAAGGAGGTAAGCGTAATTATCTGGATGGTACGGTGATGGAAGCCCGTCACATGTTGTATCCGCTTCCGACGGTACAGATCGAGCTTTCCAAGGTTGATGGCGTTGCGCAATTGCAACAAAACAACGGATACTAA